Within Legionella birminghamensis, the genomic segment CGCAAGTCACTGCCCTGAATACCAACCCTCAAAATGCCAGCATTGATAATCTGGGCGGCAGCCGTTTGAATTATTTACGCGGTGATCAGTCCCTGGAACAGAAAAATGGCGGCACATTTCGTAACCGCTCTACCTTGCTTGGCGATATAATTAATTCCGCCCCCATTGTGGTTGGCGCCCCCAACCAGGCCTATCCTTCTTTCTGGTCTGACAATGCCCCTGAAAATAATGTGTCTTACAGCAGCTTTCGTCAAAATAATATCAATCGGCAAAGCATTATTTATGTTGGCGCCAATGACGGCATGCTGCATGCCTTTGATGCAAAAGTGGGTACTGAGATTTTTGCTTATGTGCCATCCAAAGTGTTTCCCAAATTAAATTTATTGACCGATCCGAACTACACCCATCAATACTATGTAGACGGTTCCCCCACAGTGATTGATGTTTTCATTAATTCACAATGGCGAACGGTCCTCGTGGGCACATTGAGCGGCGGCGGCCAGGGTGTGTATGCGCTTGATGTCACTAATCCCACGCAATTTAATGAAAATAACGCGGCCAATATTGTGAAATGGGAATTTAATGACAGTGATGATGCCGATCTGGGATTTACTTATGGTCAGGCCTCTATTGTCAGACTGGCTAATGGCCAGTGGGCAGCGATTTTTGGCAATGGATACAATAATACCTTGAGTGATGGCTTTGCCAGTGCTACCGGGAATGCCGTCATTTATATTGTTAATATTGATACGGGCGAACTCATCAAAAAACTCGACACGGGCGTAGGCATGAGCCAGGATCCCTTAGCCCTTGGCCGTCCCAATGGCATGGCATCCCCTGCCGTCGTTGATACTGATGGTAATTCGATTGCAAATATTATCTATGCGGGAGACTTGTTCGGTAACCTGTGGAAAATTGACATTTCCGATCCCAACCCATCCCAGTGGGATTTCTGGTATAAACAGGGAAACAAGCCCTTACCGCTGTTTGTAGCCCAGGACAGTACCGGTAAGCGACAGCCTATTACCACCCGGCCTGAAGTGTCGAGAGTCCGTTTTAGCGCATCTGCCCTGCAGGTATACATTGGTACCGGAAAATACCTTGAGCCAGGCGATAAAACAGATTTAAGCGTCCAGACAGTGTATGCATTAAGGGATGATAATACGTCTATTATTAATGGGCGCACGCAGCTTCGCCAACAAACTATATTATCCGAGCAGAATAATACGCGTGTGACCAGCTCCAATCTTCTGGCTAATAATGATCGCGGCTGGTATATCGATTTAACTGTCAACGGGCAGGCGCGCGGTGAGCGGGTTATATCCAACTTAACTTATTTGAATGGAAAAATCATATTCGCCACAGTCATCCCTACTTCGGATCCCTGCGATTTTGGCGGCGAAAGCTGGTTAATGGAATTGAATGCCCTAACCGGCAGCCGGTTGAATTATAATGTATTCGATTTGAATAATGACGGCGCCTTCACCACCGCTGATTCGGTAACATCCAGCGATGGCGGCAATACTGTGACAGTTCCCCCAAGCGGCCTCAAATCCGAGGTTGGCTTAATTGCCAGCCCTTCGATACTGAATGCCGGCAGTAAGGAATACAAATACCTGCCAGGAACCAGCGGGGGTATCCAAAAAGTAGGTGAAAATCCCGGCCCGCAAATTTATGGCCGCCAATCCTGGAAGCAAATGCAGTAGCTTAACCCGCCAAGTCGGGTTTAGCAGACTAAAACAGCGGTGGGCGCATCGGAATCATCCGGTTTTTTCGGTAAACAGTGATTACTGAAAAATGGGGCGCAGGATATTTTTCTTTCGCTAAATATACGGCTAATGTGGGCTTCTGGCGCCACTTGTATTTCTTTGGGGATATCTGGCGGAGAATTGAGGCAGGTTTCAATAGTGTTATATTGCTGTAATTCGCTGATGCTGTATGTCTTTTTAGGCATGTGATTCTCTTGGTTATTCATTTAAGCAGCGCAAGTCGCTGCAGCCGAAATGGGCTCTAAAAAATAAGGGTTTAATATCTCACTTATCTGTTCGCGCAAAATGATTAGGGATCGGATATTGGCAGCACCGATATTTACCGGACCAGTAAAAAGTGCTGTATTATTATTTGCTTTTGTCAGTGCGGCTTCTTGCTCACTGGAGAGTAGCACTTTATAGCAGCTCACAGCCTGATGCGCTCTGAGGCGCGGAGACATTGCTTTTTTCAAAGCCTCAGTGGAGGTAAAAAACTGACGTACAATATTGCCCTGACTGGCAAAATGCCACATCCGCTGATTTTCCGCACTTGGATTGGTAAACTGCTCGAACACTGGAATAAAGTACCAGTTCTGGACTTCCTGCTGATTTTCCGGTGATGGTTGTACTCTGCTGCTAAAAAAACCTGTCACTTTAATTCTCTTTCTGTACTTAATACGGCCTTAATATTTATACCATAATATACCCAGTGTGTACATTAAGCTTTAATATTATATGAAAACCAAGCAAACAGTCGTCACCCTAGAATGCGACATCCTGGAACAATTTAAGCAACTCGTTCAGCAAGAAAAGCATGGATTTTTCACAAAAAATAATAAGGCAACATTTTTGGAAGAATTGAATGGGGCTTTGTCCCTTAACAATACAATGAGTATCAGAGAGCTTGCTTCTGCAATATCTACCATTGAAGATTTGCAGATCAGGCCGCTAGAGGCTAGCAAACCCATCAACTTCAGGGAGTTTCTGGAAAATAAGCATTACAGAACCTTTGATGATATTCAGTCCGACCTTAGTCTCCCTGAAAAAAAGATGTCAATTATGATACCTGAAAGCGATTTGCAGTTAAGCGGGCTTCTGGTGAAACTGCATCAAACGCTTCTTAATTACTATGAGTTATCTCGAGCTCATGCAGCAGGCCAGA encodes:
- a CDS encoding pilus assembly protein: MYEALRYLGGKGSPTPSFDYSSGPDVNLGLPKPGWQNPYSSNPYCAQANLLVISDLYPSYDSDQVPGSYFNTASSDLNPPLNASSIGQTIFNTEGYSSVSAFIGQSAGIANGAPTPKTVTSFGNIRGLAPQETNSEGSYYAASVAYYGWINDLNAAKGEQNVKSYIIALSSPQPEIKFKVGNNLVTIVPFAKSVAGLNIDATQGQYQPTNEIVDFYIESLSSTGGVFRVNFADLQQGADFDMDAIVKYTITVNPNNTLTIKTETIYAAGGINQHLGYVISGTTTDGVFLEVRDSDTPAINDKDYFLDTPPGKLPGQAWEDKAALPTSATRTFTPSNTPSAIIFNSPLWYAGKWGGFNDSNNNDIPDIPQESITSSSGDPDNYFLVTNANTLRTQLAKAFSLIVDRAGSFSSAALSSGFLSSDTFIYQAIFQTKDWSGQLLAFPIDQNTGNIVTTGSGPRGSLWDAAQQLSLQNFNSSRKILTYKPSTQKGIKFRWPSLPASPGLNDLDLAQVTALNTNPQNASIDNLGGSRLNYLRGDQSLEQKNGGTFRNRSTLLGDIINSAPIVVGAPNQAYPSFWSDNAPENNVSYSSFRQNNINRQSIIYVGANDGMLHAFDAKVGTEIFAYVPSKVFPKLNLLTDPNYTHQYYVDGSPTVIDVFINSQWRTVLVGTLSGGGQGVYALDVTNPTQFNENNAANIVKWEFNDSDDADLGFTYGQASIVRLANGQWAAIFGNGYNNTLSDGFASATGNAVIYIVNIDTGELIKKLDTGVGMSQDPLALGRPNGMASPAVVDTDGNSIANIIYAGDLFGNLWKIDISDPNPSQWDFWYKQGNKPLPLFVAQDSTGKRQPITTRPEVSRVRFSASALQVYIGTGKYLEPGDKTDLSVQTVYALRDDNTSIINGRTQLRQQTILSEQNNTRVTSSNLLANNDRGWYIDLTVNGQARGERVISNLTYLNGKIIFATVIPTSDPCDFGGESWLMELNALTGSRLNYNVFDLNNDGAFTTADSVTSSDGGNTVTVPPSGLKSEVGLIASPSILNAGSKEYKYLPGTSGGIQKVGENPGPQIYGRQSWKQMQ